The Buchnera aphidicola (Chaitophorus sp. 3695) genomic sequence GAAATTATTTTTACTTCTGGAGCTACAGAATCAAATAATTTAGCTATAAAAGGTATTACTAGTTTTTATCAAAAAAAAGGTAATCATATTATTACTAGCCAAACAGAACACAAATCTGTTTTAGATACATGTCGATATTTAGAAAACCAAAACTTTAAAATTACATATTTAAAACCTAAAAAAAATGGTTTAATTGATTTAAAAGAACTTCAAAAAAAAATATCTGAAAAAACGATTTTAATTTCAATTATGCATGTAAATAATGAAACCGGAGTAATACAAAATATACATAAAATATCTGAAATTTGTTTATCAAGAAATATTTTTTTTCATGTAGATGCAACACAAAGCGTAGGTAAAATACCTTTAAATGTAAATAAAATAAGAATTAATTTATTATCTTTTTCTGCACATAAAATCTATGGACCTAAAGGAATAGGAGTTTTATATGTAAAAAGACAACCTCGAATTAGAATTTATCCACAAATACATGGTGGAGGACATGAAAGAGGTATGAGATCTGGAACATTAGCGGTACATCAAATTGTAGGTATGAGTCAAGCATGTAAACTTGCTAGAAAAAATATTAAAAAAGATTATTTAAAAATAGAGAAACTAAGAAATACTTTATGGAATGGTTTATCAAAAATTTCAGAAATTCATTTAAATAGTAATTTAGATTCAAAAAAAGGAAGCCCTTATATATTAAATATCAGTTTTAAATATATTGAAGGTGAATCTTTAATTATGTCTTTAAAAGAAATAGGAATTTCTTCTGGATCAGCTTGTACTTCAGCTAGTTTAGAACCATCTTATGTATTAAAAGCACTTGGACTAAAAGATGAATTAGCACATAGTTCTATAAGATTTTCTATAGGTCGTTTTACAACATTAGAAGATATTGAATTTACGATTCAATTAGTAAAAAAATCTGTTCAAAAATTACGTAATCTATCTCCTTTATGGGAAATGTATAAAAACGGTATTGATTTAGATAAAGTTAATTGGAATACATAATTTTTTTTTAAAAATATCAATTTTAAAAGGATCGATAACATGGCATATAGTAAAGAAGTTTTAGATCATTATGAAAATCCTAGAAATGTAGGATCTTTTTCTAATAAAAAAAGTAAAAAAATAGGAAGTGGTTTAGTTGGTGCTCCAGCATGTGGAGATGTAATGAAATTAGAAATAAAAGTTAATAAAAAAGGAATTATAGAAGATGTACGTTTTAAAACATATGGATGTGGTTCGGCTATTGCATCTAGTTCTTTAATTACAGAATGGATAAAAGGAAAATCTATAAATTCCGCAAGTCAAATAAAAAATAAATCTATAGCAAAAAAATTAAGTTTACCACCAGTTAAAATACATTGTTCTATTTTAGCTGAAAGTGCTATTAAAGCTGCAATTCAAGACTATAAAAATAAAAACAAAATTAAATAAAAAATAAATAGTTAATAAAATTCTAAAAAATTATTTATACATATATTTTAATTTATTAAATTCAAATAAATAAAGAGAACATATGAATTATTTTTCTTATTTTAAATTACCAAAAAAATTTAATATTTCAATAAAAGATTTATCTAAAAGATATTATTTTTTACAAAAAAAATACCATCCTGATTTTTTCGTAAATTGCTCTTATAAAAAAAAAAAAATGCGTTAAAAAAATCTATTTATACTAATAAAGGTTACAAAATTTTAAAAAATCCATTAAAACGCATGCAATACATTTTAAAATTAAATGGATTTAATTTAAAATCATTAAAAATAAATACAAATCTAAATCAATCTTT encodes the following:
- a CDS encoding IscS subfamily cysteine desulfurase — protein: MKIPIYLDYASTTPVDPIVAKKMMNYLTIDGIFGNSASRSHKFGWSAEEAINISRFEIAKIIHADPREIIFTSGATESNNLAIKGITSFYQKKGNHIITSQTEHKSVLDTCRYLENQNFKITYLKPKKNGLIDLKELQKKISEKTILISIMHVNNETGVIQNIHKISEICLSRNIFFHVDATQSVGKIPLNVNKIRINLLSFSAHKIYGPKGIGVLYVKRQPRIRIYPQIHGGGHERGMRSGTLAVHQIVGMSQACKLARKNIKKDYLKIEKLRNTLWNGLSKISEIHLNSNLDSKKGSPYILNISFKYIEGESLIMSLKEIGISSGSACTSASLEPSYVLKALGLKDELAHSSIRFSIGRFTTLEDIEFTIQLVKKSVQKLRNLSPLWEMYKNGIDLDKVNWNT
- the iscU gene encoding Fe-S cluster assembly scaffold IscU — its product is MAYSKEVLDHYENPRNVGSFSNKKSKKIGSGLVGAPACGDVMKLEIKVNKKGIIEDVRFKTYGCGSAIASSSLITEWIKGKSINSASQIKNKSIAKKLSLPPVKIHCSILAESAIKAAIQDYKNKNKIK